In Vibrio stylophorae, the genomic stretch GTTTTATCTGCTTTAAGCGCTTTTTAGCCATTAGTTATATGGAAAATGGTCTGCCCGGTATTAGCTTGCTGGTGGATTATCAAATTGAGCGTCCTTTGGCGTTTCAGCAGGCCGCCTATACCTGCGCCATTGGTGAAAACCATGCTTACGACACATTAACTCTGCGTTATGTGTACGCTTCCTTTACCACGCCGACCAGTATCTATGAGTACGATTTGGTGACCGGCGAGCATCGCTTACTCAAACAAGAGCCAGTGCCGCACTTTGATGCCAGCCAATACCAAGTGGCGCGATTGATGGCGGCCAGTGATGATGGCACCTTGATTCCAGTGAGTGTGCTGCATCATCAACAGACGGCTATTGATGGGCAGGCGCCACTGCTGCTCTATGGTTATGGTGCTTATGGCGTGAGTATCAAACCGGACTTTCATCGTAATGTGCTGTCTTTAGTAGATCGCGGTTTTATCTTTGCCATTGCCCATGTGCGTGGTGGTTCAACCATGGGGCGTCATTGGTATGAGCAGGGTAAATTTGAGTATAAACAAAATAGTTTTCTCGATTTTAATGCCTGTGCTCGATATTTAACGGCGCAAGGCTACGGCGATCGTCACGGAATCACTGCATTAGGCGGCAGTGCGGGTGGTTTGTTGGTGACGGCTGCGGCTAATTTAGCGCCGAATCTATATCGCGCTGTGGTGGCTGAAGTGCCTTTTGTCGATGTACTCACCACCATGTTGGATGAGGATTTACCGCTGACAAAATTGGAATATGAAGAGTGGGGCAATCCGCAGACGCTTGCGGCCTATCAGTGGATAGCTGCCTATTCGCCCTATGACAATATTCCAAATGGGCATTATCCAGATCTATTGCTCACCGCTGGTCTGTCGGATCCGCGCGTGACCTATTGGGAGCCGGCAAAGTTTGCCTTGCGCGCCCGCGATCGTCTTGATTCAAATGTGACTGTGTTGCTGCATACGCAGATGGAAGCAGGGCACAGCGGCGCATCAGGTCGTTTTAGTTATCTCTACGAAGAGGCGATGCAATACGCCTTTATTTTAAGTCGTTATCCTGAGCGAGAAACAATACAGACTCGCGCATCTATGGTGTCTGAGTTTTAATATAAATATATGATTTATATTATTTTTGTTTTTTCGTGATATTCTTTCATCACTCAATCAAGGAGTGTGAGTGATGATTCGAACCCTATTTTTCGG encodes the following:
- a CDS encoding S9 family peptidase, giving the protein MIPPKAKQQITQLTAHGITREDEYYWLRDLDDDVDVRRHLEAENTYTKQVLAHTQLLQAQLYQEMRSRICEETQTVPAQWGRFVYYQQYIEGKEYPIHCRRLFHDEQAPVEVFLDENELAEGHRYFDLAAFDISPDHRWLAYVVDTEGDERYQLRFIDLDQKVPVDVVIDAVDVTLAWLNDNQTLAYVELDDNNRPVGVKTHTLGLPACDDPWLYREKSEGQYFVSVDKTQDEKYLMIDSGGAVSGECYWLDANEINSKPQRLYPREAGHEYYLDHHDGYFYLQSNRHHANFGVYRVPVADPNAVWECVIEPSDQRLITGFICFKRFLAISYMENGLPGISLLVDYQIERPLAFQQAAYTCAIGENHAYDTLTLRYVYASFTTPTSIYEYDLVTGEHRLLKQEPVPHFDASQYQVARLMAASDDGTLIPVSVLHHQQTAIDGQAPLLLYGYGAYGVSIKPDFHRNVLSLVDRGFIFAIAHVRGGSTMGRHWYEQGKFEYKQNSFLDFNACARYLTAQGYGDRHGITALGGSAGGLLVTAAANLAPNLYRAVVAEVPFVDVLTTMLDEDLPLTKLEYEEWGNPQTLAAYQWIAAYSPYDNIPNGHYPDLLLTAGLSDPRVTYWEPAKFALRARDRLDSNVTVLLHTQMEAGHSGASGRFSYLYEEAMQYAFILSRYPERETIQTRASMVSEF